The following coding sequences lie in one Mucilaginibacter sp. KACC 22773 genomic window:
- a CDS encoding DNA alkylation repair protein, which translates to MNVAEIMTYLQANGNQGIKNILLKHGVKEPFFGVKVEYLKTIKKKVKKDYQLAKDLYATGNADAMYLAGLIADDAKMTRADLQTWVNEAISNNISEYTVPWVATEGQYGFELAQEWINDSREHVAAAGWSTLSNIVSFKPDKELDLDVLRDLLNRVEQTIHSSPNRVRSTMNGFIIALGTYVDALMDEAIATGIKIGTVFVDQNGTACKVPVAVDYIEKSRARRKPGMKKKTVKC; encoded by the coding sequence ATGAACGTAGCCGAAATCATGACCTACCTGCAGGCTAATGGCAACCAGGGCATCAAAAATATCCTGTTAAAACATGGGGTTAAAGAGCCGTTTTTTGGGGTGAAGGTTGAGTATTTAAAAACCATCAAAAAAAAGGTTAAAAAAGATTACCAGCTGGCCAAAGATTTGTATGCCACCGGCAACGCCGATGCCATGTACCTTGCCGGCCTGATTGCCGACGATGCTAAAATGACCAGGGCCGACCTGCAAACCTGGGTTAATGAGGCCATATCCAACAACATTAGCGAATATACGGTACCCTGGGTAGCTACCGAAGGCCAATATGGATTTGAACTGGCCCAGGAATGGATAAACGACAGCAGGGAGCACGTTGCCGCCGCGGGCTGGTCTACCTTAAGCAATATTGTTTCGTTTAAACCGGATAAGGAACTGGATTTGGATGTATTGCGGGATTTGCTAAATCGTGTTGAGCAAACCATCCATTCATCGCCCAACCGGGTACGGTCGACTATGAACGGATTTATAATCGCTTTGGGTACTTATGTAGATGCATTAATGGATGAAGCCATTGCAACGGGCATTAAAATAGGAACTGTATTTGTGGATCAAAACGGAACTGCATGCAAGGTGCCGGTTGCTGTAGATTATATTGAAAAATCGCGCGCAAGACGTAAACCGGGGATGAAGAAGAAGACGGTTAAGTGTTAG
- a CDS encoding 3'-5' exonuclease, producing MKLKLKRPLAFFDLETTGTNIGVDRIVEISVIKLHPDGSEDVKTWRIHPGMPIPLESSLVHGIYDEHIKDEPEFKALGQAIAEFIGDSDLAGYNSNKFDIPMLMEEFLRAGVSFTLDDRHFVDVQNIFHQMEQRTLKAAYQFYCDKKIENAHSAEADTRATMEVLLAQIERYENMEWEDKKGNITVPVVGDVEALHKFTNLSKPVDFAGRMVYNEQGEETINFGKHKGKRVEDVLNAEPSYYSWMMQGDFPLYTKRKLEEIYTRWNAKKNAERQAKNAAQQPKPADQAHTPRPEAPKADYPKKDFHKPDHTKTQYPPKPFKKKDEPAQPVNDDMLAQLALKFKKG from the coding sequence ATGAAATTAAAACTAAAACGCCCGCTTGCCTTTTTTGATCTGGAAACTACGGGTACTAATATCGGGGTTGACAGGATAGTTGAAATATCGGTTATTAAACTGCATCCTGATGGCAGCGAAGATGTTAAAACCTGGCGTATACATCCGGGGATGCCTATACCGCTGGAGTCATCGCTGGTGCATGGTATTTATGACGAGCATATAAAGGACGAACCGGAGTTTAAAGCTTTGGGCCAGGCCATTGCCGAGTTTATTGGCGATAGCGACCTTGCCGGCTACAACTCCAACAAGTTTGACATCCCGATGCTGATGGAAGAGTTTTTGCGCGCAGGCGTATCGTTTACATTAGACGACCGCCATTTTGTGGATGTACAAAACATATTTCACCAGATGGAACAGCGTACGCTTAAAGCTGCCTACCAGTTTTATTGCGATAAAAAGATTGAAAACGCCCACTCGGCCGAGGCTGATACGCGGGCAACCATGGAAGTTTTGCTGGCGCAGATTGAGCGCTATGAAAACATGGAGTGGGAGGATAAAAAAGGAAATATTACCGTACCGGTTGTTGGCGACGTAGAAGCGCTGCACAAGTTTACCAACTTAAGCAAGCCGGTTGATTTTGCAGGCCGCATGGTTTACAACGAGCAGGGCGAAGAAACCATTAACTTTGGCAAACATAAAGGCAAAAGGGTTGAGGATGTGTTAAATGCCGAACCAAGTTACTATTCATGGATGATGCAGGGCGATTTTCCGCTGTACACCAAACGTAAACTGGAAGAAATATACACCCGCTGGAATGCTAAAAAGAATGCAGAGCGCCAGGCCAAAAACGCTGCGCAACAGCCAAAACCAGCCGACCAGGCCCATACACCACGGCCCGAGGCGCCAAAAGCTGATTACCCTAAAAAAGACTTTCACAAACCCGATCATACCAAAACCCAATATCCGCCCAAGCCTTTTAAAAAGAAGGATGAGCCAGCTCAACCCGTTAATGACGATATGCTGGCACAGTTGGCATTGAAGTTTAAAAAAGGGTAG
- the queG gene encoding tRNA epoxyqueuosine(34) reductase QueG, whose product MQNRTVYSQLIKSEAQKLGFLFCGISKADFLEEEAPRLENWLKKNMHGEMQYMENHFDKRLDPRLLVDGAKSVISLGINYYTDNRQTDPTAPKISKYAYGMDYHTVIKDKLRLLLQIINEKIGEVGGRVFVDSAPVLDKAWAKKSGMGWIGKNTNLLNKKAGSFFFLAELIIDLELEYDIAPTADHCGTCTNCIDACPTDAIVGPYIVDGSRCISYLTIELKNEIPEEFKGKMDNWMFGCDVCQDVCPWNRFSVLNTEPAFTPHPDLLHLKAADWQDITQDVFQKVFKNSAVKRTKFSGLKRNIDFLR is encoded by the coding sequence ATGCAAAACAGGACGGTATACAGCCAGTTAATAAAAAGCGAAGCGCAAAAGCTCGGTTTTTTATTTTGCGGTATATCAAAGGCCGACTTCCTGGAAGAAGAGGCGCCGCGCCTGGAAAACTGGTTGAAAAAAAACATGCATGGCGAAATGCAATACATGGAAAACCACTTTGATAAACGCCTTGACCCGCGCCTGCTGGTTGATGGCGCCAAATCGGTAATTTCTTTAGGGATTAACTATTATACCGATAACCGGCAAACCGATCCAACAGCGCCCAAAATATCAAAATATGCTTACGGCATGGATTATCATACCGTTATTAAAGATAAACTGAGGCTTCTGTTACAAATCATAAACGAAAAAATTGGTGAAGTTGGCGGCCGGGTATTTGTTGATTCGGCGCCGGTGCTGGATAAGGCCTGGGCCAAAAAATCGGGCATGGGCTGGATAGGCAAAAACACCAACCTGCTCAACAAAAAAGCAGGCTCGTTTTTTTTCCTGGCCGAACTGATCATCGATCTGGAATTGGAATATGATATAGCACCCACTGCCGATCATTGTGGTACCTGTACCAATTGTATTGATGCCTGCCCTACTGATGCTATTGTTGGGCCTTATATTGTTGATGGCAGCCGCTGCATATCATACCTGACCATCGAACTAAAAAACGAAATTCCTGAAGAGTTTAAGGGAAAAATGGACAACTGGATGTTTGGCTGCGATGTTTGCCAGGACGTATGCCCATGGAACCGCTTTTCGGTACTGAACACCGAACCTGCTTTTACACCACATCCGGATTTACTCCACCTGAAAGCTGCCGACTGGCAGGATATCACCCAGGATGTTTTTCAGAAAGTATTTAAAAACTCGGCTGTAAAACGTACCAAATTTAGTGGACTGAAGCGTAATATTGATTTTCTTCGATAA
- a CDS encoding C40 family peptidase has product MTKHRLLFYCFVLFFVPIVLTSCHTRKSAMRGLPGEVVKPDGDIASKYSEIMGVNKSDIENGRLYAFIEQWMGTPYKFGGLDKDGVDCSGLAFLLEQQVYGITIPRMTSKQITVIKRKYEDELKEGDLVFFDFDGKQFSHVGVYLQNGYVVHASSRHGVVIVKLRDPSLYKYFSRAGSVDEGTVQVN; this is encoded by the coding sequence ATGACCAAACATCGCCTGCTTTTCTACTGCTTCGTTTTGTTTTTTGTGCCAATAGTATTAACATCTTGCCACACCCGCAAGTCAGCTATGCGTGGCCTGCCGGGCGAAGTGGTAAAGCCGGATGGGGATATTGCCTCTAAATACTCAGAAATTATGGGGGTAAACAAAAGCGATATCGAAAATGGCAGGCTGTATGCCTTTATCGAGCAATGGATGGGCACCCCCTACAAATTTGGCGGGCTTGATAAAGATGGTGTGGATTGTTCAGGACTGGCCTTTTTGCTTGAGCAGCAGGTGTATGGTATAACCATCCCCCGCATGACCAGTAAGCAAATAACCGTTATTAAACGCAAATATGAAGACGAACTAAAAGAAGGCGACCTGGTTTTCTTCGATTTTGACGGCAAGCAATTTAGCCATGTGGGTGTTTACCTGCAAAACGGCTACGTAGTTCACGCCAGTTCAAGGCATGGCGTAGTTATCGTAAAACTTCGCGACCCATCGCTGTACAAATACTTTTCAAGAGCCGGGTCTGTGGACGAAGGAACGGTGCAGGTTAATTAG
- a CDS encoding IS3 family transposase, translated as MKQDYAHLSWAFLCGLFGKTRHAHYDHLWRNQDDSIKEEIILQLVHEIRKPLPRLGTRKMLYLLKPQLASHHIEIGRDYLFDLLDAHKLLIRQRKRKAITTDSRHWMHKYANLVKEMHIIRPEELWVSDITYIRVQNQWGYLSLITDAFSRKIMGYCFRLDMLALGPIAALQMALDVRSYSGQTLTHHSDRGSQYCSKDYVELLGNETISISMTERGDPYENALAERMNGIIKGEFDLYISPVNFEQTYKKIDSSIKAYNELRPHGSCDYLTPCQAHEQGDVLKKRWKEYPGKWEKEKPLAIPA; from the coding sequence ATGAAGCAGGATTACGCGCATTTAAGCTGGGCGTTTCTATGCGGACTGTTTGGCAAAACCCGCCATGCGCACTATGATCACTTATGGAGAAACCAGGATGACTCTATCAAAGAGGAAATTATCCTGCAGCTTGTTCATGAAATAAGGAAGCCTTTACCCCGGTTAGGGACAAGAAAGATGCTTTATCTGCTTAAGCCGCAACTGGCTTCTCATCATATAGAAATCGGCAGGGACTACCTGTTTGACTTGCTTGACGCTCATAAGCTGCTGATCAGGCAGCGTAAACGAAAAGCAATCACCACCGATTCCCGGCACTGGATGCATAAGTACGCCAACCTGGTAAAGGAAATGCATATTATACGGCCGGAGGAACTTTGGGTAAGCGATATAACTTACATTCGGGTGCAAAACCAATGGGGCTACCTGTCACTGATAACAGATGCATTTTCACGTAAGATCATGGGTTATTGTTTCCGCCTGGATATGCTGGCGCTGGGGCCTATAGCGGCCTTACAGATGGCCCTGGATGTCCGCAGTTACAGCGGGCAAACCCTTACCCATCACTCTGACAGAGGGTCCCAATACTGCTCTAAGGATTATGTGGAATTGCTTGGGAACGAAACTATTTCCATCAGTATGACTGAACGGGGTGACCCGTATGAGAATGCACTGGCCGAACGAATGAATGGCATCATCAAGGGGGAGTTCGACCTGTACATCAGCCCGGTTAACTTTGAGCAGACTTATAAAAAGATCGATAGCAGTATTAAGGCATACAACGAATTGAGGCCCCATGGAAGCTGTGACTACCTGACGCCTTGCCAGGCGCATGAACAAGGTGATGTACTGAAAAAACGCTGGAAGGAATACCCGGGCAAATGGGAGAAGGAAAAGCCGCTGGCCATACCCGCCTGA
- the mutS gene encoding DNA mismatch repair protein MutS codes for MAKDTTKETPLMQQYNAIKVKYPGALLLFRVGDFYETFGEDAVKAAGILGIVLTRRANGAATHIELAGFPHHSLDTYLPKLVRAGQRVAICDQLEDPKTTKTIVKRGVTELVTPGVATNDNILNQKSNNYLASLHFEKNSIGIALIDISTGEFWTAQGNSDYIDKLLQSFSPSEVIYPKSRTRDFKDNYGDRFYTYALDEWPYSGDYATETLLKHFGVKSLKGFGIDKLNLGIIAAGVAIHYLNETEHRNLQHISAIGRIEEDRYLWLDRFSVRNLELVGSTNDNALTLVDVLDHTCSPMGARLLRRWIVMPLKEIKPINDRLGVVEYMIEHEELRENLQNCIRQIGDLERLISKIGLQKANPREVCQLKKALMAIGSIKKTAEASESLPLRAIGEQLNPCVTICEKIERELNPEPPVMIIKGSVMNEGINEELDRLRKIAFGGKGYLLEIQKREAEATGIPSLKVSFNNVFGYYLEVTHSHRDKVPSEWIRKQTLVNAERYITPELKEYEEQILGAEEKILVIETRLYNDLLYSLAEYIKPIQLNAQLIARLDVLLNFAHISIKNYYAKPQMNESKVLDIKGGRHPVIEKNLPLGESYITNDVYLDSETQQIIIITGPNMAGKSALLRQTGLIVLMAQMGCFVPAKSASIGLVDKIFTRVGASDNLSSGESTFMVEMNETASILNNLSDRSLILLDEIGRGTSTYDGISIAWSIAEYLHNHPTAKAKTLFATHYHELNELSNTFNRIKNFNVSVKEVGQQIIFLRKLVPGGSEHSFGIHVAKLAGMPQKVLSRANEILKKLENERTGGEHIKESIRKVQKQAVQMQMFSIDDPVLVKIRDTLNNLDVNTLTPVEALMKLDEIQRVIKS; via the coding sequence TTGGCTAAAGACACTACCAAAGAAACCCCATTAATGCAGCAATACAACGCCATCAAGGTGAAGTATCCAGGTGCTCTGCTGCTGTTCCGCGTGGGCGATTTTTACGAAACTTTTGGCGAAGACGCCGTTAAAGCCGCGGGCATATTGGGCATTGTGCTTACCCGCCGTGCAAATGGCGCTGCTACCCACATCGAACTGGCAGGTTTCCCGCATCACTCGCTGGATACTTACTTACCCAAACTGGTACGCGCCGGGCAGCGGGTGGCTATCTGCGATCAGCTGGAAGATCCTAAAACCACCAAAACTATTGTTAAACGCGGAGTTACCGAACTGGTTACGCCCGGGGTTGCCACTAATGATAATATCCTTAATCAAAAAAGCAATAACTACCTGGCATCGCTGCATTTTGAAAAAAACAGTATAGGCATTGCCCTCATCGATATTTCGACAGGCGAGTTTTGGACCGCCCAGGGCAACAGCGATTATATTGATAAGCTGCTGCAAAGTTTTTCGCCAAGTGAAGTGATATACCCCAAAAGTCGCACCCGCGATTTTAAGGATAACTACGGCGACCGCTTTTATACCTATGCCCTTGACGAATGGCCCTACAGCGGCGATTACGCCACCGAAACGCTATTGAAGCACTTCGGGGTAAAATCGTTAAAAGGCTTCGGGATAGATAAGCTTAACCTGGGCATTATAGCCGCGGGTGTTGCTATTCATTATCTGAATGAAACCGAACACCGCAACCTGCAGCACATTAGTGCTATTGGCCGGATAGAGGAAGACCGGTATTTATGGCTCGACAGGTTTAGCGTACGCAACCTGGAACTGGTAGGATCGACCAACGATAATGCCCTTACCCTGGTTGATGTGCTTGACCATACCTGCTCGCCCATGGGCGCCCGTTTGCTGCGCCGGTGGATTGTGATGCCCCTTAAGGAGATAAAGCCTATAAACGACCGCCTGGGCGTTGTAGAGTACATGATTGAGCACGAGGAGCTGCGCGAAAACCTGCAAAACTGCATCCGCCAGATTGGCGACCTGGAGCGGTTAATCAGCAAGATAGGTTTACAAAAAGCCAACCCGCGCGAGGTTTGCCAACTTAAAAAAGCATTGATGGCTATCGGCTCCATCAAAAAAACAGCTGAGGCATCTGAAAGCCTGCCACTGCGCGCTATTGGCGAGCAGTTAAATCCCTGTGTAACTATCTGCGAGAAAATAGAACGCGAGCTGAACCCCGAGCCGCCGGTAATGATTATCAAAGGGTCGGTGATGAACGAGGGGATCAACGAGGAACTGGACAGGCTGCGTAAAATAGCCTTTGGCGGCAAAGGATACCTGCTGGAGATACAGAAACGCGAGGCCGAGGCAACAGGCATCCCTTCGCTTAAAGTATCTTTTAATAACGTTTTTGGCTACTACCTGGAAGTTACACATAGCCACCGCGATAAGGTGCCTTCGGAGTGGATAAGAAAGCAAACTTTGGTTAATGCCGAGCGCTATATTACCCCCGAACTAAAAGAATACGAAGAGCAGATTTTGGGTGCCGAGGAAAAAATCCTGGTGATTGAGACCCGGTTATATAACGATCTGTTGTATTCGCTTGCTGAATATATTAAGCCTATCCAGCTGAATGCGCAGCTAATAGCCCGTTTGGATGTGCTGCTTAATTTTGCGCATATATCCATCAAAAACTATTACGCTAAACCCCAGATGAACGAGAGTAAAGTGCTCGACATCAAAGGCGGCCGTCACCCGGTGATTGAAAAGAACCTGCCGCTGGGCGAAAGCTACATCACAAATGATGTATACCTGGATTCGGAAACGCAGCAGATCATCATCATTACCGGCCCCAATATGGCGGGTAAGTCGGCTTTGCTCAGGCAAACCGGTTTAATTGTGCTGATGGCGCAGATGGGCTGCTTTGTGCCGGCCAAATCGGCATCGATTGGGTTGGTCGACAAGATATTTACCAGGGTAGGGGCATCAGATAATCTGTCGTCGGGCGAATCAACCTTTATGGTGGAGATGAACGAAACGGCCAGTATCCTGAATAATTTATCCGACAGAAGCCTGATCCTGCTCGACGAGATCGGCCGCGGTACCTCAACCTATGATGGTATTTCCATTGCCTGGTCTATTGCCGAATACCTGCATAACCACCCAACAGCAAAAGCCAAAACGCTGTTTGCCACCCACTATCACGAGCTGAACGAGCTGAGCAATACCTTTAACCGCATCAAAAACTTCAACGTATCAGTAAAGGAAGTTGGCCAGCAAATAATCTTCCTGCGTAAGCTGGTACCCGGTGGCAGCGAGCATAGTTTCGGGATCCACGTAGCCAAGCTTGCCGGGATGCCCCAAAAGGTACTGAGCCGTGCCAACGAAATTCTGAAAAAACTGGAAAACGAACGGACAGGAGGGGAACATATCAAAGAAAGCATCCGCAAAGTGCAAAAGCAGGCCGTGCAGATGCAAATGTTCTCGATAGACGACCCTGTGCTGGTAAAAATCCGCGACACGCTGAATAACCTCGATGTAAATACTTTAACACCCGTTGAAGCGCTGATGAAGCTGGACGAGATACAAAGGGTGATAAAGTCTTAG
- a CDS encoding DUF3857 domain-containing protein, with protein sequence MKVLTWLILLSALALSANAQENYDASLIPKELLPYASAVIRSNDMSIEVKDLDNTYYRIKTAVTILNKNGDDEAEIVIFHDKANVIKNIKGLIYNQFGKTIGKFSESDFQDDAAVSRSALFEDTKVKHFQPAVTDYPYTVVYEYEYKSKQSLSFQDWEPKPSVDVSVEKSSYTFSCKNDFKIRYKEINIPSHLVEGTNKQGENTYSWQVSNIKASKAEPYSPIYEKMSSRVKISPASQFNYLGVTGSFNDWNGMGKWIYDKLLSSRRALPQSTVYRMQEITKDITDPKAKAKKIYEYMQGKTHYISVQVGIGGYQPFLASDVDAQNYGDCKALVNYTQSLFKAVDIESYYCIVKSGSLKRSPLTDFASMNQFDHVILCLPFKNDTTFLECTSQQIPFGFLSDFTDDRDVLACTPEGGKLMHTPKYPAKTNTQQCTANFTLAADGTLSGSMLTSFKGLQYDNRTYLLTEPPKEQVKILQKIYAINNLDIEKFDFKDDKNIYPSLTETIKLTAPDYGSAVNGKIDFLANATNRKDNTPREVRNRHYDLYINTGYTDEDEITYTLPKGYHVDMRPASISLEKPFGNFSVSATVVGNQLIYKRKLQIIDGTYSKELYQAFVDFYQSVSETDNSNVTLIKDN encoded by the coding sequence ATGAAAGTACTTACATGGCTCATTTTATTATCTGCGTTGGCATTAAGCGCAAATGCACAGGAAAACTACGATGCATCGCTTATACCTAAAGAATTGCTACCCTACGCCAGCGCCGTTATCCGCAGCAATGATATGAGCATTGAGGTAAAAGACCTGGATAATACCTATTACCGTATTAAAACCGCGGTAACCATATTAAATAAAAATGGCGACGACGAAGCCGAAATTGTAATATTTCACGACAAGGCGAACGTGATTAAAAACATAAAAGGACTGATTTACAACCAGTTTGGTAAAACTATTGGCAAGTTTTCTGAAAGTGATTTCCAGGACGACGCCGCGGTAAGCCGCTCGGCTTTATTTGAAGATACTAAAGTAAAACATTTTCAGCCTGCTGTAACTGATTATCCTTACACGGTTGTTTATGAATACGAATATAAATCGAAGCAATCGTTAAGCTTCCAGGACTGGGAGCCTAAGCCATCAGTTGATGTATCTGTTGAAAAAAGTTCCTATACATTTAGCTGCAAAAACGATTTTAAGATCAGGTACAAAGAAATTAACATACCCTCGCATTTGGTTGAAGGTACAAATAAGCAGGGCGAAAACACTTATAGCTGGCAGGTAAGTAACATCAAAGCATCAAAAGCTGAGCCTTATAGCCCTATTTATGAAAAGATGAGCAGCAGGGTGAAGATTTCGCCGGCGTCGCAATTTAATTACCTTGGAGTAACAGGTTCTTTTAATGACTGGAACGGTATGGGTAAATGGATCTATGATAAATTACTATCGTCGCGCAGGGCACTGCCGCAAAGCACTGTTTACAGGATGCAGGAAATAACCAAAGACATTACCGATCCTAAAGCCAAAGCCAAAAAGATATATGAATATATGCAGGGAAAAACGCATTACATTAGCGTGCAGGTTGGTATAGGCGGCTATCAGCCGTTTTTAGCGAGCGATGTTGACGCGCAAAATTATGGCGATTGTAAAGCCCTGGTAAACTATACACAATCGCTTTTTAAGGCTGTTGATATCGAATCTTATTACTGTATTGTCAAGTCGGGAAGCTTAAAACGCAGCCCGCTTACTGATTTTGCAAGCATGAACCAGTTTGATCATGTGATCCTGTGTTTGCCATTTAAAAACGACACCACTTTTTTAGAATGTACCAGTCAGCAAATTCCTTTTGGCTTTTTGAGTGATTTTACCGACGACCGCGACGTATTAGCCTGCACACCAGAAGGCGGCAAATTGATGCATACCCCAAAATATCCGGCCAAAACCAATACACAGCAGTGCACAGCCAATTTTACCCTTGCTGCCGACGGAACATTATCGGGCAGTATGCTTACCAGTTTTAAAGGCTTGCAATATGATAACCGCACCTATTTGCTTACCGAGCCACCTAAAGAACAAGTGAAAATACTCCAGAAAATTTACGCCATTAATAACCTGGATATAGAAAAATTTGATTTTAAAGACGATAAAAACATCTATCCCAGCCTCACAGAAACAATCAAGCTAACGGCCCCCGATTACGGATCGGCCGTTAATGGTAAAATAGACTTTTTGGCCAATGCTACCAACAGAAAAGATAATACGCCGCGCGAGGTACGCAACAGGCACTATGATTTATACATTAACACCGGTTACACCGATGAAGACGAAATTACCTATACCCTGCCCAAAGGCTATCATGTAGACATGCGCCCGGCCAGCATTTCGCTCGAAAAGCCTTTTGGCAATTTCTCGGTATCTGCCACGGTTGTTGGCAACCAGTTAATTTACAAACGAAAGCTGCAAATAATTGACGGCACTTACAGTAAAGAACTGTACCAGGCCTTTGTAGATTTTTACCAATCGGTAAGCGAAACCGACAACAGCAATGTTACCCTGATTAAAGATAACTAA
- a CDS encoding transglutaminase domain-containing protein, which translates to MKKVLLIIILLTAAQHVVKAQDFDQSVTTEDLDLKKYAKDTAAHALFLNEFGKSRIDMVSDDHVRLIFDYHARIKIFDTKGLEQGTIEIPIHHSADGETTEEVSDITGTTYYRDDDGLMRSAPLDLKKVYTVKDYKYRSTVKFALPALKPGCVIDFKYKLVSPYIDEFRNWDFQDEIPKVRSTYDVHIPGYWYFNVTLRGIQKLSKSTSELERECFQSHGAKADCSHMTYEMTDIPAFVSEDYMTSPKNFLSAIYFDEVEWTNPYTGAKTVVSKTWKDIEHQLKTDELFGSQFKRKELMKDRIASVIAGKTDELEKAKAIYAYLQKWFKWNDITSIYSPDGIKKAYEAHTGTIGDINLALGAALRAADLNTELVVLSTRNNGNINMLYPVINDFNYVIAKVNIGDKNYLLDATDPLLSFGLLPLKCLNDKGRVINLDKPSYWMELSGLQKESTTRALDLTLLDNGKLKGTITNYYRGYNAYEKRKAIKKFNSIDEYIENQDEKLPKLKILKSNIANLDSLEMPLGETFEVEIDAYDNTNHNRLVFNPFLWEKITKNPFKLAERDYPVDWGMASDDRLILTMRLPQGYTVETPPQTVAFKMPGDGGMYATTFENSDNTFTFSNITKFTKPIYTSEEYPYLKELYNKIILTEKADMVFKKK; encoded by the coding sequence ATGAAAAAAGTACTACTCATTATTATTTTACTTACTGCTGCTCAACACGTTGTAAAGGCCCAGGATTTTGACCAGAGTGTAACTACCGAAGACCTTGACTTAAAAAAATACGCGAAAGATACCGCCGCCCATGCGCTTTTTCTGAATGAATTTGGCAAAAGCAGGATAGATATGGTAAGCGACGACCACGTACGCCTGATATTTGATTACCACGCCCGCATAAAAATATTTGATACAAAGGGCCTTGAACAGGGTACCATCGAAATTCCTATTCACCACAGCGCCGACGGCGAAACAACCGAAGAAGTTAGCGACATAACCGGCACTACCTATTACCGCGATGACGATGGACTAATGCGCAGCGCCCCGCTCGATTTAAAAAAGGTGTATACCGTAAAAGATTATAAATACCGTAGCACCGTAAAGTTTGCCTTGCCTGCCTTAAAGCCCGGTTGTGTTATTGATTTTAAGTATAAGTTGGTCTCGCCTTATATTGATGAGTTCAGGAATTGGGATTTTCAGGATGAGATACCCAAAGTCCGGTCCACATATGATGTCCATATCCCGGGTTACTGGTATTTTAACGTTACATTGCGTGGTATTCAAAAATTATCAAAGTCGACATCCGAATTGGAACGGGAATGTTTTCAGTCGCATGGCGCCAAAGCAGATTGCTCTCACATGACTTATGAAATGACAGATATTCCGGCGTTTGTATCTGAAGATTATATGACCTCGCCTAAAAACTTTTTATCGGCCATATATTTTGACGAGGTGGAATGGACCAACCCATACACCGGGGCTAAAACCGTAGTATCTAAAACCTGGAAAGATATTGAGCACCAGCTAAAAACCGACGAGCTTTTTGGATCGCAGTTTAAGCGCAAGGAACTGATGAAAGACAGAATTGCATCCGTTATAGCCGGTAAAACAGACGAATTGGAAAAGGCAAAGGCCATTTATGCGTACCTGCAAAAATGGTTTAAGTGGAATGACATTACATCGATATATAGCCCGGACGGTATAAAAAAAGCGTATGAAGCGCATACGGGTACTATTGGTGATATTAATCTTGCCCTTGGGGCGGCCTTAAGGGCCGCCGACCTTAATACCGAGCTTGTAGTACTATCAACCCGTAACAACGGCAACATTAATATGCTTTACCCGGTAATTAACGATTTTAATTACGTGATTGCCAAAGTGAATATTGGCGATAAAAACTACCTGCTTGATGCTACAGACCCCCTTTTATCATTTGGCCTGTTACCATTAAAATGCCTTAATGACAAAGGGCGGGTGATAAACCTTGATAAACCATCATACTGGATGGAGTTAAGCGGCCTGCAAAAGGAATCAACAACCAGGGCGCTTGATTTAACCTTGCTTGATAATGGCAAATTAAAGGGAACAATCACCAACTATTACCGTGGGTATAATGCGTATGAAAAACGAAAAGCCATCAAAAAGTTCAACTCGATTGATGAGTATATTGAAAACCAGGACGAAAAACTCCCCAAGTTAAAAATACTGAAATCGAATATAGCAAACCTGGATAGCCTTGAAATGCCGCTTGGCGAAACTTTTGAAGTTGAGATTGATGCTTATGACAATACTAACCATAACCGTTTGGTGTTTAACCCTTTTTTGTGGGAAAAAATAACCAAAAACCCATTTAAGCTGGCCGAAAGAGACTACCCGGTAGATTGGGGAATGGCATCAGACGACCGTTTAATATTAACTATGCGGCTACCGCAGGGTTATACCGTTGAAACGCCACCACAAACAGTAGCCTTTAAAATGCCCGGTGATGGCGGTATGTATGCAACCACTTTTGAAAATTCAGATAACACTTTCACCTTCTCGAACATTACAAAATTTACTAAACCTATTTACACATCCGAGGAATACCCTTACCTTAAAGAATTGTACAACAAAATAATACTTACCGAAAAGGCGGATATGGTTTTCAAGAAAAAATAA